A genomic stretch from Achromobacter spanius includes:
- the glgA gene encoding glycogen synthase GlgA: MATTILIVAAEAFPLAKTGGLGDAITGMARALIQRGVPATVLLPAYRGAAKRLEGVHEVARLEDLPGGDARLLAGVCPASELPFLLLENDALYDRAGLYVDEDGQEHPDNGLRYAALSHAAVRIARGLPGLARPDVVHAHDWHAALTPMLMRQAGLDDVKSVLTIHNMAFQGQFPLEDAAAYGIAPAFRGEHASVAWNKLNFMKAGIAHADRVTTVSHTYAREILTPAFGCGLDGLLRERAADLIAIPNGIDTVLWDPARDPHLGPLRYTAADLANKRLCKTVLQREFGLAADAQASLVVMGSRLTDQKMADVAAEALPRALDTYPDMQVAILGQGDRRLEAALKALADRYPQRCATRIGYNEAGAHRLHAGGDILLHGSRFEPFGLTPLYAMRYGTVPIGSRVGGMADTIEDPGTDVPLTAMAFANGLLFDGDHPDAMADALSRAMHLRRHPTLWRAMQRNAMSTDFSWQRAVGSYEELLQALTGRVGADAEGTAEEAAAQSATASSADHPADTRQRRTRQARGSMPMPI; the protein is encoded by the coding sequence ATGGCGACGACAATACTCATAGTGGCTGCCGAAGCATTCCCCTTGGCAAAGACCGGGGGCTTGGGCGATGCAATCACCGGCATGGCGCGGGCGCTGATCCAGCGCGGCGTACCCGCCACCGTCCTGCTACCCGCCTACCGTGGCGCAGCCAAGCGCCTGGAAGGCGTGCACGAGGTAGCGCGCCTGGAAGACCTGCCGGGCGGCGATGCCCGCCTGTTGGCCGGGGTGTGCCCCGCGTCCGAACTGCCCTTCCTGCTGCTGGAAAACGATGCGCTCTATGACCGCGCCGGTCTGTATGTAGACGAAGACGGCCAGGAACACCCCGATAACGGCCTGCGCTATGCCGCGCTGTCGCACGCCGCCGTGCGTATTGCGCGCGGTCTGCCGGGGCTTGCGCGCCCCGATGTGGTGCATGCGCACGATTGGCACGCGGCGCTGACCCCCATGTTGATGCGTCAGGCGGGCCTGGACGACGTGAAATCCGTGCTGACCATCCACAACATGGCATTCCAAGGCCAGTTCCCGCTAGAGGATGCCGCAGCCTATGGCATTGCCCCCGCCTTCCGTGGCGAGCACGCCAGCGTGGCCTGGAACAAGCTGAACTTCATGAAGGCCGGCATTGCCCACGCTGACCGCGTCACCACCGTCAGCCACACTTATGCCCGCGAGATCCTGACCCCCGCCTTCGGTTGCGGCCTGGACGGCTTGCTGCGCGAGCGCGCCGCTGACCTGATCGCCATTCCGAACGGCATCGACACCGTGCTGTGGGACCCGGCGCGCGACCCGCATCTGGGCCCGCTGCGCTACACCGCCGCCGATCTCGCCAACAAGCGGCTGTGCAAGACCGTGCTGCAACGCGAATTCGGCCTGGCCGCCGACGCGCAAGCCAGCTTGGTGGTGATGGGCAGCCGCCTGACCGACCAGAAGATGGCCGACGTGGCCGCCGAAGCCTTGCCACGCGCCCTGGATACCTACCCGGACATGCAGGTCGCCATCCTGGGCCAGGGCGACCGCCGCCTGGAAGCCGCGCTGAAGGCACTGGCGGACCGCTATCCGCAGCGCTGCGCCACCCGCATTGGCTACAACGAGGCGGGCGCGCATCGCCTGCACGCCGGGGGCGACATCCTGCTGCACGGCAGCCGTTTCGAACCGTTTGGCCTGACGCCGCTGTACGCCATGCGCTACGGCACCGTGCCGATCGGGTCGCGCGTGGGCGGCATGGCCGACACCATTGAAGACCCGGGCACCGACGTCCCGCTGACGGCGATGGCCTTCGCCAACGGCCTGCTGTTTGACGGCGACCACCCTGACGCCATGGCCGATGCCTTGTCGCGCGCCATGCATCTGCGCCGGCACCCGACCCTGTGGCGCGCCATGCAGCGCAACGCCATGAGCACCGACTTCAGTTGGCAGCGCGCGGTGGGCTCGTACGAGGAATTGCTTCAAGCCCTGACCGGGCGCGTGGGCGCGGACGCCGAGGGCACCGCAGAAGAAGCCGCCGCGCAATCCGCCACCGCGTCCTCAGCCGACCACCCTGCCGACACGCGCCAGCGGCGCACGCGGCAGGCGCGTGGCTCCATGCCCATGCCCATCTGA
- a CDS encoding thiamine pyrophosphate-requiring protein has translation MKTVSDFVLARLGEWGVQRVFGYPGDGINGLIGAFGKNQELEFVQARHEEGAAFMACAHAKFTGQVGVCMATSGPGAIHLLNGLYDAKMDHQPVVAIVGQQARSALGGDYQQEVDLVSLFKDVAHDFVHMVTSPLQARHMVDRAMRIAMERRGVTCLIFPNDVQDLEAVEAPPREHGTVHTGIGLTSHAAVPPEAALDNAAAILNQGERVAMLVGAGALDAGDEVRAVAERLGAGVAKALLGKAVVPDALPYVTGAIGLLGTQPSWEMMNECDTLLMVGTSFPYAEFLPKEGQARAVQIDVDGRKLSLRYPVEAGLVGDARLTLQALLPKLETKPSDRWLKGIEKRVSRWRETVEARAMVKAKGVNPQRPFLELSRRLPEHCILTCDSGSAASWYARDVQLREGMMGSVSGGLASMGCGVPYALAAKLAHPGRPVVALVGDGAMQMLGINELITIAHRWKDWADPTLVVLVLNNGDLNMVTWEQRVMGGDPRFADSQWLPPFSYADYGRMLGLEGIRVTEPDDVGAAWDRALSAGRPTVLEVVTDPEVPPMPPHIPVKQVAAYMAALRKEDLATGAAALRATIKQWWAS, from the coding sequence TTGAAAACCGTTTCCGATTTTGTGCTCGCCCGCCTGGGCGAATGGGGCGTGCAGCGTGTGTTCGGCTATCCCGGCGATGGCATCAACGGCCTGATCGGCGCGTTTGGCAAGAACCAGGAGCTGGAATTCGTCCAGGCACGCCACGAAGAGGGCGCGGCCTTCATGGCCTGCGCCCATGCCAAGTTCACGGGCCAGGTCGGCGTGTGCATGGCCACCTCGGGGCCGGGCGCCATCCATCTGCTCAATGGCCTGTATGACGCAAAGATGGACCACCAGCCGGTCGTCGCCATCGTGGGCCAGCAGGCGCGCAGCGCGCTGGGTGGCGATTACCAGCAGGAGGTGGACCTGGTCAGCCTCTTCAAGGACGTGGCGCATGACTTTGTACACATGGTGACGTCGCCGCTTCAGGCGCGCCACATGGTGGACCGCGCCATGCGTATCGCCATGGAACGGCGCGGCGTCACCTGCCTGATCTTTCCCAACGACGTGCAGGACCTGGAAGCGGTGGAGGCGCCGCCGCGCGAGCATGGCACGGTGCATACCGGCATCGGCCTGACCTCCCACGCCGCCGTGCCGCCGGAAGCCGCGCTGGATAACGCCGCCGCCATCCTGAACCAGGGTGAGCGCGTGGCGATGCTGGTGGGCGCGGGCGCGCTGGATGCCGGCGACGAGGTGCGCGCCGTGGCCGAACGGCTGGGCGCCGGCGTGGCCAAGGCCTTGCTGGGCAAGGCCGTGGTGCCCGACGCGCTGCCCTATGTGACGGGCGCCATCGGCTTGCTGGGCACGCAACCCAGTTGGGAAATGATGAACGAGTGCGACACGCTGCTGATGGTGGGCACGTCGTTTCCGTATGCCGAGTTCCTGCCCAAGGAAGGGCAGGCGCGCGCGGTGCAGATCGACGTGGACGGCCGCAAGCTCAGCCTGCGCTATCCGGTGGAAGCTGGCCTGGTGGGCGATGCCCGCCTGACCTTGCAGGCCTTGCTGCCCAAGCTGGAGACCAAGCCGTCCGACCGCTGGTTGAAGGGCATTGAAAAGCGGGTGTCGCGCTGGCGCGAAACCGTGGAAGCCCGCGCCATGGTCAAGGCCAAGGGCGTCAACCCCCAACGCCCGTTCCTGGAGCTGTCCCGCCGCTTGCCGGAGCACTGCATCCTGACCTGCGATTCCGGTTCGGCCGCCAGTTGGTACGCGCGCGACGTGCAGTTGCGCGAGGGCATGATGGGGTCGGTATCGGGCGGCCTGGCCAGCATGGGCTGCGGTGTGCCGTATGCCCTGGCGGCCAAGCTGGCCCATCCGGGGCGGCCGGTGGTGGCGCTGGTGGGCGACGGCGCGATGCAGATGCTGGGCATCAACGAACTGATCACCATTGCGCACCGCTGGAAGGACTGGGCCGACCCGACGCTGGTGGTGCTGGTGCTGAACAACGGCGACCTGAACATGGTCACGTGGGAGCAGCGCGTGATGGGGGGCGACCCGCGCTTCGCGGATTCGCAATGGCTGCCGCCATTCTCATACGCGGATTACGGGCGCATGTTGGGCCTGGAGGGCATCCGCGTGACCGAGCCCGACGACGTCGGTGCCGCCTGGGACCGCGCGCTGAGCGCGGGCCGGCCCACGGTGCTGGAAGTGGTGACCGACCCCGAAGTGCCGCCCATGCCGCCGCACATCCCGGTCAAGCAGGTGGCGGCCTACATGGCGGCGTTGCGCAAGGAAGATCTGGCCACGGGCGCTGCCGCGCTGCGCGCCACCATCAAGCAATGGTGGGCAAGCTGA
- a CDS encoding PRC-barrel domain-containing protein translates to METQTNIVGGPKSSPGGPGPEVMAASTLEGNDVYNSAGDELGSIKEIMIDVPRGRVAYAVLSRGGVMGIGDKLFAIPWAALTLDTDRKCFVLDIDEETLKNAPGFDKDNWPSMADETWARNLHTYYKQDIYW, encoded by the coding sequence ATGGAAACTCAAACCAACATCGTGGGCGGCCCCAAGAGCAGCCCCGGCGGTCCCGGCCCCGAAGTCATGGCCGCAAGCACGCTGGAAGGCAACGACGTCTACAACTCGGCGGGCGATGAACTCGGGTCCATCAAGGAAATCATGATCGACGTGCCCCGGGGCCGCGTGGCCTATGCGGTGCTGTCGCGCGGTGGCGTGATGGGCATCGGCGACAAGCTGTTCGCGATTCCGTGGGCGGCGCTCACGCTGGACACCGATCGCAAGTGCTTCGTGCTGGACATCGACGAAGAAACGCTGAAGAACGCGCCGGGCTTTGACAAGGACAACTGGCCCAGCATGGCCGACGAGACCTGGGCGCGCAACCTGCACACGTATTACAAGCAGGATATCTACTGGTAA
- a CDS encoding alpha/beta hydrolase family protein, which produces MAAHSDPIALSVDGQVLDGTFLTPENKVPGVLFIHGWGGSQEFDLSRAKGIAALGCVCLTFDLRGHAATREQQLQVTREDNLRDVMAAYDLLATHPSLDSGSVAVVGSSYGGYLAALLSGLRRVRWLALHVPALYRDEEWLLPKNQLNRETLRAYRNTYVAPETNRALKACAEFSGDVLIVEAEHDTFIPHSTIMSYRSAFRRSHSMTHRIIDGADHALTEKSAQRAYTSVLVNWVTEMVTGARMGDPRPVP; this is translated from the coding sequence ATGGCCGCGCACAGTGATCCCATCGCCCTGTCGGTGGACGGCCAGGTGCTGGACGGCACGTTCCTGACGCCCGAGAACAAGGTGCCCGGCGTCCTGTTCATCCATGGTTGGGGCGGCAGCCAGGAATTCGACCTGTCGCGCGCCAAGGGCATTGCGGCATTGGGCTGCGTCTGCCTGACGTTCGACCTGCGCGGCCATGCGGCCACGCGTGAGCAGCAATTACAAGTGACGCGCGAAGACAACCTGCGCGACGTGATGGCGGCCTACGACCTGCTGGCCACCCATCCGTCGCTGGATTCCGGATCGGTCGCGGTGGTGGGCAGCAGCTATGGCGGTTACCTGGCCGCGCTGCTGAGCGGGCTGCGCCGCGTGCGCTGGCTGGCGCTGCACGTGCCCGCCCTGTACCGCGACGAAGAATGGCTGCTGCCGAAAAACCAGTTGAACCGCGAAACGCTGCGCGCCTATCGCAACACCTACGTGGCGCCGGAAACCAACCGCGCCCTGAAGGCCTGCGCCGAATTCAGCGGGGATGTGTTGATCGTGGAAGCCGAGCACGACACCTTCATTCCGCATTCCACGATCATGAGCTACCGCTCGGCCTTCCGCCGCTCGCATTCGATGACCCATCGCATCATCGACGGCGCCGACCACGCGCTGACGGAAAAATCCGCGCAGCGGGCCTATACCTCGGTGTTGGTGAACTGGGTGACTGAAATGGTGACCGGCGCGCGGATGGGGGATCCGCGGCCGGTGCCTTGA
- a CDS encoding DUF3182 family protein translates to MKRIPSPSEADGESELVVAYPRRANASEHEVASQEAMAVRLAALLGRRFEPDFRPSRRRDEPPPYYVPDRTIIGPIRAARLGITRAADLYGGVAPHSFVAGKAITHGLVSPQAKAPKAWVADLADALREVVLTGYTVFTPADAEAAGLQLLKTGPLRVKPTDATAGRGQKVARNAEELRAALEEQSPLAMRRLGLVLEEDLEGVSTYSVGWARVGKMEVAYVGTQSLTPDNRGSSVYGGSVLRVARGGFDNLRALDLTDLERQAVAMACHYDTAVSTAYPQLFASRRNYDVAFGTNSAGQARAGVLEQSWRAGGASLAELAAMQAFALSPSLASVRAATRERYGPNHVLPIAQHLVFHGEDSAVGHISKSAAVLEGPDGWTEDSHGRAQ, encoded by the coding sequence ATGAAACGCATCCCATCCCCAAGTGAAGCCGATGGCGAATCCGAGCTGGTGGTGGCCTACCCCCGCCGCGCCAACGCCTCTGAACACGAGGTGGCGTCGCAAGAAGCGATGGCCGTCCGCCTGGCGGCCTTGTTGGGACGCCGCTTTGAACCCGACTTCCGACCCAGCCGGCGCCGCGACGAACCGCCGCCCTACTACGTGCCCGACCGCACCATCATCGGCCCCATCCGCGCGGCCCGCCTGGGCATCACGCGCGCCGCCGACCTGTACGGCGGCGTCGCCCCGCATTCCTTCGTGGCAGGCAAGGCCATCACCCATGGGCTCGTCAGCCCGCAGGCCAAGGCGCCCAAGGCCTGGGTGGCGGACCTGGCGGACGCACTGCGCGAGGTGGTGCTGACGGGCTACACCGTCTTCACGCCCGCCGACGCCGAGGCCGCCGGACTGCAACTGCTGAAAACCGGGCCGCTGCGCGTCAAACCCACCGACGCCACGGCGGGCCGCGGCCAGAAAGTGGCCCGCAATGCCGAGGAACTGCGCGCGGCGCTGGAAGAACAATCGCCGCTGGCCATGCGCCGGCTGGGCCTGGTGCTGGAAGAAGACCTGGAAGGCGTGTCCACCTACAGCGTCGGCTGGGCGCGGGTAGGAAAAATGGAAGTCGCGTATGTGGGCACCCAATCGCTCACGCCCGACAACCGGGGCAGCTCGGTCTATGGCGGCTCGGTGCTACGCGTGGCGCGCGGCGGATTCGACAATCTGCGCGCATTGGATCTCACCGACCTGGAACGCCAAGCCGTGGCCATGGCCTGCCATTACGACACGGCGGTGTCCACCGCCTACCCGCAGTTGTTCGCCTCGCGCCGCAATTACGATGTGGCGTTCGGCACCAATAGCGCGGGGCAAGCGCGGGCCGGTGTGCTGGAGCAGTCCTGGCGGGCGGGCGGCGCCAGTCTGGCGGAGCTTGCCGCGATGCAGGCCTTTGCGCTGTCGCCGTCGCTGGCGTCGGTGCGTGCCGCCACCCGCGAACGCTACGGGCCGAATCACGTGCTGCCCATTGCGCAGCATCTGGTCTTTCATGGCGAAGATTCGGCGGTGGGCCACATCAGCAAGTCCGCCGCCGTGCTGGAAGGCCCGGACGGCTGGACAGAGGACAGCCATGGCCGCGCACAGTGA
- a CDS encoding lysylphosphatidylglycerol synthase domain-containing protein: MRVYRTTFMRSLRHRWPRIKKVLPWVVLAVVAVLLFYFGRSVDWPKVWQAMRSIPGESILMASGLVVLGYLSYGALDLLGRRYTGHKLGWPSVMGIAMVSYALNLSLGVLVGGLGARLRLYARLGCRKSVATRVAIFSAASNWIGYAWVAGVVFVSGALKVPQGWDVGNGVLRLIGAGLLTVGIAYVWLCARASRRSATLMGQRVTLPRARMALLQVLFAGLSWMFMGAVAYVLLQGKAPYPLVLGILLCASFAAVLTRVPGGLGTTEAIFVAVLAPRMPYSEALGAALAYRACYALAPMCLALAAFPLFEARAAWRKRHAPADQEHNLLHPPS; the protein is encoded by the coding sequence ATGAGGGTTTACCGAACGACGTTCATGCGCTCTTTGCGCCACCGCTGGCCGCGCATCAAGAAGGTACTGCCCTGGGTGGTGCTGGCGGTCGTGGCCGTGCTGCTGTTCTATTTCGGTCGCTCGGTGGATTGGCCCAAGGTCTGGCAGGCAATGCGCAGCATTCCCGGCGAATCCATCCTGATGGCGAGCGGTCTGGTGGTGTTGGGCTATCTGAGCTATGGCGCGCTGGACCTGCTGGGCCGCCGCTACACCGGGCACAAGCTGGGCTGGCCCAGTGTGATGGGCATCGCGATGGTGAGCTACGCCCTGAATCTCAGCCTGGGAGTGCTGGTCGGCGGCCTGGGCGCGCGCCTGCGCCTGTACGCCAGGCTGGGTTGCCGTAAATCAGTGGCGACGCGCGTGGCCATCTTTTCGGCCGCATCCAACTGGATCGGCTATGCCTGGGTGGCGGGCGTGGTGTTCGTGAGCGGCGCGTTGAAGGTGCCGCAAGGCTGGGACGTGGGCAACGGTGTGCTGCGGCTGATCGGCGCCGGTCTGCTGACGGTGGGCATCGCCTACGTATGGCTGTGTGCCCGCGCGAGCCGCCGCTCGGCCACCTTGATGGGCCAGCGGGTCACCTTGCCGCGCGCGCGCATGGCGCTGCTGCAAGTTCTGTTCGCCGGACTGTCATGGATGTTCATGGGCGCGGTGGCCTATGTATTGCTGCAAGGCAAGGCGCCGTACCCGCTGGTGCTGGGCATCCTGCTGTGCGCGAGTTTTGCGGCGGTGCTGACGCGCGTGCCAGGCGGGCTGGGCACCACCGAAGCCATCTTCGTGGCCGTGCTGGCCCCGCGCATGCCGTATTCCGAAGCGCTGGGCGCCGCCCTGGCCTACCGCGCCTGCTACGCCTTGGCCCCCATGTGCCTGGCCTTGGCCGCTTTTCCGCTTTTCGAAGCCCGCGCCGCGTGGCGCAAGCGTCACGCGCCGGCCGACCAGGAACACAACTTGCTTCACCCGCCCTCATGA
- the clsB gene encoding cardiolipin synthase ClsB has protein sequence MSAVDLGWREGNRYTLLENGEAYFPAVNEAIDSAKQEVLLETFILFDDKVGQALQKTLIAAARRGVSVDVLVDGYGSDQLSQEFIGAMTESGVRFHIFDPRPRLLGVRTNVFRRMHRKIVAVDGVCALIGGINFSADHLADFGPEAKQDYAVRVDGPLAADLADYARSALGSRKRPRRWRRPAAASVPEGNGGGRLVVRDNNGHTTDIERYYRAGLRAAKRDVLIANAYFFPGYHLLRDLTKAARRGVRVRLLLQGEPDMLVARLAATMLYDYLKNAGVEIYEYCKRPLHGKVACVDDDWCTVGSSNLDPLSLALNLEANVVVRDTSLNQALRDSLDRLIENDCKTVPFSPKSTRALRRFWVGVVVFHFLRRFPAWAGSLPAHKPRLQTIKPPEPGESEAA, from the coding sequence ATGAGCGCCGTTGACTTGGGATGGCGGGAAGGCAACCGCTACACGCTGCTGGAAAACGGCGAGGCCTATTTCCCCGCCGTGAACGAGGCCATCGACTCGGCCAAGCAGGAAGTGCTGCTTGAAACCTTCATCCTGTTCGACGACAAGGTCGGGCAGGCTCTGCAGAAAACCTTGATTGCCGCCGCCCGGCGCGGGGTCAGCGTGGATGTGCTGGTGGACGGCTACGGCTCGGACCAGCTCAGCCAGGAATTCATTGGCGCCATGACCGAAAGCGGCGTGCGCTTCCATATCTTCGACCCCCGCCCCCGCCTGCTGGGCGTGCGCACCAATGTATTTCGCCGCATGCACCGCAAGATCGTCGCGGTGGATGGCGTGTGCGCGCTGATCGGCGGCATCAACTTTTCGGCGGACCACCTGGCGGACTTCGGCCCCGAAGCCAAACAGGACTACGCGGTGCGGGTGGACGGCCCGCTGGCGGCGGACCTGGCCGACTATGCCCGTTCCGCCCTGGGCAGCCGCAAGCGCCCGCGCCGCTGGCGCCGCCCCGCCGCCGCGTCCGTACCCGAGGGCAACGGCGGCGGCCGCCTGGTCGTGCGCGACAACAACGGCCACACCACCGACATCGAACGCTACTACCGCGCCGGCCTGCGCGCCGCCAAGCGCGACGTGCTGATCGCCAACGCCTATTTCTTTCCCGGCTACCACCTGCTGCGCGACCTGACCAAGGCAGCGCGCCGGGGCGTGCGCGTGCGCCTGCTGCTGCAAGGCGAGCCCGACATGCTGGTGGCGCGCCTGGCCGCCACCATGCTGTATGACTACTTGAAAAACGCCGGCGTCGAGATCTACGAATACTGCAAGCGGCCGCTGCACGGCAAGGTGGCTTGCGTGGACGATGACTGGTGCACGGTGGGCTCCAGCAACCTGGACCCGTTAAGCCTGGCTCTGAACCTGGAAGCCAACGTGGTGGTGCGCGACACCTCGCTGAACCAGGCCCTGCGGGACAGCCTGGACCGCCTTATTGAGAATGACTGCAAAACCGTGCCTTTCAGCCCCAAGTCCACGCGCGCGCTGCGGCGCTTCTGGGTGGGCGTGGTGGTGTTTCACTTTCTGCGGCGCTTTCCGGCCTGGGCTGGCTCCCTGCCGGCGCACAAGCCGCGCCTGCAAACCATCAAGCCGCCTGAACCCGGCGAAAGCGAGGCAGCATGA
- a CDS encoding endonuclease/exonuclease/phosphatase family protein has protein sequence MPVPTDESHRRLTVLTVNTHKGFTSFNRRFMLHDLREALRTAAPDVVFLQEVLGEHQAHAERHEAWPALSQYEFLADTLWSDYAYGRNAVYPAGHHGNAILSRYPIERYENHDVSVHGHEGRGLLHCVLRVPGDAPVHAICVHLGLLERHRGQQLGRLCELVAREVPDDEPLLIAGDFNDWRLNANRFMANCGAQEVFTTRLGRPARTFPARWPLLRLDRIYVRNVRDWRPVPQASRVWSRLSDHVPLSAEIAL, from the coding sequence ATGCCCGTCCCGACCGACGAATCCCACCGGCGCTTGACGGTACTGACCGTCAATACCCACAAGGGATTCACCAGCTTCAATCGGCGCTTCATGCTGCACGACCTGCGCGAGGCGCTACGCACGGCGGCGCCGGATGTGGTGTTCCTGCAGGAAGTCCTGGGCGAACACCAGGCGCATGCCGAACGCCACGAGGCCTGGCCCGCGCTGTCGCAATATGAATTCCTGGCCGACACGCTGTGGTCGGACTACGCCTACGGACGCAACGCGGTGTACCCGGCGGGCCATCATGGCAACGCGATCCTGTCGCGCTACCCCATCGAGCGCTACGAAAACCACGATGTCAGCGTGCACGGGCACGAAGGCCGTGGCCTGCTGCATTGCGTGCTGCGCGTGCCGGGCGACGCCCCCGTGCATGCCATCTGCGTCCACCTGGGCCTGCTGGAGCGCCATCGCGGCCAGCAGCTCGGCCGTCTATGCGAACTGGTCGCGCGCGAGGTGCCCGACGATGAACCCCTGTTGATTGCGGGCGATTTCAACGACTGGCGCCTGAACGCCAACCGCTTCATGGCCAACTGCGGCGCGCAGGAGGTCTTCACCACGCGCCTGGGCCGCCCGGCCCGCACCTTTCCCGCGCGCTGGCCGCTGCTGCGGCTGGACCGCATTTATGTGCGCAACGTGCGCGATTGGCGGCCCGTTCCGCAGGCCTCGCGCGTGTGGTCGCGCCTGTCGGACCATGTGCCGCTGTCAGCGGAGATCGCACTATGA
- a CDS encoding ribonuclease activity regulator RraA has product MTIAFEPLDANVVQALSRITTATLTTVLLKKGLRNVWVRGARPLAPDAKRIVGRAFTLRFVPAREDLATPASWASPISTRAAIEDMPEGCIAVVDAMGVTDAGIFGDILCARMQKRGVAALVTDGVVRDLEGVEGTGLPVWCAGAAAPPSVAGLTFVGWQEPVGCGGVAVFPNDVIVLDRDGAVLIPAALLDEVVDIAIEQERLEGWIMQQVEAGEKLPGLYPPNEQTRAKYQAWRNQQP; this is encoded by the coding sequence ATGACGATTGCCTTTGAGCCACTGGACGCAAACGTGGTCCAGGCCCTGTCCCGCATCACCACGGCCACGCTCACGACCGTGCTGTTGAAGAAAGGCTTGCGCAACGTGTGGGTGCGCGGCGCCCGCCCGCTGGCGCCGGACGCCAAGCGGATTGTCGGGCGCGCGTTCACGCTGCGCTTCGTGCCTGCCCGCGAGGACCTGGCCACGCCCGCGTCTTGGGCCTCGCCCATTTCCACGCGCGCCGCCATTGAAGACATGCCTGAAGGCTGCATTGCCGTGGTGGACGCGATGGGCGTCACCGATGCCGGTATCTTCGGCGACATTCTTTGCGCTCGCATGCAAAAGCGCGGCGTGGCCGCGCTGGTGACCGACGGCGTGGTGCGCGACCTGGAAGGCGTTGAAGGCACGGGCCTGCCCGTGTGGTGCGCCGGCGCGGCGGCCCCGCCTTCAGTGGCCGGGCTGACCTTCGTCGGCTGGCAAGAACCCGTGGGCTGCGGCGGCGTGGCCGTCTTTCCCAACGACGTCATCGTGCTGGACCGAGACGGCGCCGTCCTCATCCCCGCCGCGCTACTGGACGAAGTGGTCGACATCGCCATCGAACAGGAACGCCTGGAAGGCTGGATCATGCAGCAGGTAGAAGCCGGCGAAAAACTCCCCGGCCTCTACCCCCCCAACGAACAAACCCGGGCCAAATACCAAGCCTGGCGAAACCAGCAACCGTAA
- a CDS encoding DUF2946 family protein, with amino-acid sequence MRTGLSRRLPRFASAADFGRLLLLLLLVARAWVPTGYMPDADALRQGRLALGFCTAGGNVMAALHSLGERQAPGDGHQAMHGDHMLHADEGHHGHHGAGHDDERGAGQECPFGLSAHQILNLPPLAAVAPVLLRWLAQRPPKVEGVRPPMPAAGPPLGQRAPPSIRG; translated from the coding sequence ATGCGTACCGGATTGTCCCGTCGCCTTCCTCGCTTTGCCTCGGCCGCCGATTTCGGGCGGCTGTTGCTGCTGCTGTTGCTGGTGGCGCGGGCCTGGGTGCCGACCGGCTACATGCCCGATGCCGACGCGCTGCGGCAAGGCCGGCTGGCGCTGGGCTTCTGTACGGCGGGCGGCAACGTCATGGCGGCGCTGCATTCTCTGGGTGAACGGCAGGCGCCTGGCGATGGCCATCAAGCGATGCACGGCGATCACATGCTGCACGCCGACGAGGGCCACCACGGCCATCACGGCGCGGGGCATGACGACGAACGTGGCGCCGGGCAAGAATGCCCGTTTGGCCTGAGCGCGCATCAGATCCTGAACCTGCCGCCGTTGGCGGCCGTGGCGCCCGTGCTGTTGCGCTGGCTGGCGCAGCGCCCGCCAAAGGTGGAAGGCGTGCGCCCGCCCATGCCGGCCGCGGGCCCGCCCTTGGGGCAACGGGCGCCACCCTCGATACGCGGATAA